One window of Paenibacillus albicereus genomic DNA carries:
- a CDS encoding putative phage tail protein yields MAHRLAEQMMGMLPKYYEDALAAIAIIEREAAELELASGQLDEAFRQFFLETATWGLSRWEEACGVPASGGKPFDQRRSLIKSRLRGAGTVTLAVIRSVVDSFENGEISVEEKFSDWKVVVTFIGKRGVPPNLADVKTAVREILPAHLQLEFQFTYLRWEELDAAMLSWDALEKLGLGWDALERWNPAEGK; encoded by the coding sequence ATGGCGCATAGGCTGGCGGAGCAGATGATGGGCATGCTGCCCAAGTATTACGAGGACGCGCTTGCCGCGATCGCGATCATCGAGCGCGAGGCGGCGGAGCTTGAGCTTGCCTCCGGGCAGCTGGACGAGGCGTTCCGCCAGTTTTTCCTCGAGACGGCGACATGGGGGCTGTCCCGCTGGGAAGAGGCATGCGGCGTCCCCGCGAGCGGCGGCAAGCCGTTCGACCAGCGTCGCTCGCTGATTAAGTCGCGGCTGCGGGGAGCCGGCACGGTGACGCTCGCCGTCATCCGCAGCGTCGTCGATTCGTTCGAGAACGGCGAGATTTCGGTCGAGGAAAAATTCAGCGACTGGAAGGTCGTCGTCACGTTCATCGGCAAGCGCGGCGTGCCGCCGAATCTGGCGGACGTGAAGACGGCGGTGCGCGAGATTCTGCCGGCTCATCTACAGCTGGAGTTCCAGTTCACCTACCTGCGATGGGAAGAGCTGGACGCCGCCATGCTGTCCTGGGACGCGCTGGAGAAGCTCGGCCTCGGCTGGGACGCGCTTGAACGTTGGAATCCTGCAGAAGGGAAGTGA
- a CDS encoding discoidin domain-containing protein — protein MAQLPSGLKTFEASDTVRRSAQNENIEVLDRFVVKTSSSNVAKNKRAAATAGVLNGLPTAPWSSAAAGDGGRWALPAGVVYPQSLTVDLGLPYARLEGLSFGGWPVQNAASLPKDFIVESSPNGTDWVKAYDHAGKPAYAPLSYLPLSASTDCRYVRLTVKASASADGSASVSCLSVFSASHGNRDLDPLDDERSWGLNARLQGLVVMGEGAIQDDGAGKVSLDGTLIVMNPASGSYVRVSRGSFTLGPWDYLYVDLPYGTAGEVPPQKGTYLENGRPYDHKNRFVLAQRNGVGLVHFNLAPSSRLVGTNTLVQRSQTSANADYAASAAYAANADKVDGIHFSAAGGRLQFNDGTGWKGVGIKQVLRGETSIANPNDSVNVPIPWIDRSKSFLQVTSSLYQGKNDAATSSGVYAVLFNDRIYLFAAGLPAARTIFISWEVIEFA, from the coding sequence GTGGCGCAGCTGCCTAGCGGACTCAAGACATTCGAGGCCTCGGACACCGTCCGGAGATCGGCCCAGAATGAGAATATCGAAGTGCTGGACCGGTTCGTCGTCAAGACGAGCTCGTCCAACGTCGCCAAAAACAAGCGCGCCGCCGCGACGGCAGGCGTGCTGAACGGGTTGCCGACGGCCCCGTGGTCGTCCGCGGCGGCCGGAGACGGAGGCCGGTGGGCGCTGCCCGCGGGAGTCGTTTATCCGCAGTCGCTTACGGTCGATCTTGGCCTGCCCTACGCCAGGCTCGAAGGACTCAGCTTCGGCGGGTGGCCGGTCCAGAACGCCGCCTCGCTGCCGAAGGACTTCATCGTCGAGTCGAGCCCGAACGGGACCGATTGGGTCAAGGCGTACGACCATGCCGGCAAGCCGGCTTATGCGCCGCTGTCGTACCTGCCGCTGTCCGCGAGCACGGATTGCAGGTACGTCAGGCTGACGGTCAAGGCATCGGCGTCGGCCGACGGCTCGGCGTCCGTGTCGTGCCTGAGCGTGTTCAGCGCGAGCCACGGCAACCGGGATCTCGATCCGCTCGACGACGAGCGCTCCTGGGGCCTCAACGCGCGGCTGCAAGGACTCGTCGTCATGGGGGAGGGCGCCATTCAGGACGACGGGGCGGGCAAGGTGTCGCTCGACGGCACGCTGATCGTCATGAACCCCGCCTCGGGCAGCTATGTACGGGTGTCGCGGGGCTCGTTCACGCTCGGACCGTGGGACTATCTCTACGTCGATCTTCCTTATGGGACCGCAGGCGAAGTGCCGCCGCAGAAGGGAACGTACCTGGAGAATGGGCGTCCGTACGACCACAAGAACCGATTCGTGCTGGCGCAGCGCAACGGGGTCGGGCTCGTGCACTTCAATCTCGCGCCGTCCTCGCGGCTGGTCGGGACGAATACGCTCGTCCAGCGCTCGCAGACGAGCGCGAACGCGGACTATGCCGCCAGCGCCGCTTATGCGGCCAACGCGGACAAAGTGGATGGCATCCATTTTTCCGCTGCGGGAGGCAGGCTGCAATTCAACGACGGAACGGGGTGGAAGGGCGTGGGAATCAAGCAGGTGCTGCGGGGAGAGACGTCGATCGCAAATCCGAACGACTCGGTCAACGTGCCGATTCCGTGGATCGACCGCTCGAAAAGCTTTCTTCAGGTGACGTCATCCCTTTATCAAGGCAAGAACGATGCCGCGACATCCTCGGGCGTCTATGCCGTGCTGTTCAACGACCGCATCTATCTGTTCGCGGCAGGGCTGCCGGCCGCGCGGACGATCTTCATTTCCTGGGAGGTGATCGAGTTTGCCTAA
- a CDS encoding C39 family peptidase, translated as MSGGTEGLPPAFREPLSAESGSASSAAVRLVQERLAALGYAGMNGAPLKADGCFGPNTLHAVNRFKERSRLGNTGSAAGIVGRQTWEALFSSSAAREEHKARRRIYYSQEDPRWRHVPYTVGGKDTIGTSGCGPTCMAMAVGSLTDARPLPTELAAFSIQRGYRTRASGTSWSFFPAASREYGLTCKATSSFEEVRASMQRGGLAIASMKPGRFTSAGHFILLVEPARTAAGEPGFLVFDPNPDNRLYRGAVDEGVRDDGRVTAPDALLRLEAKQVWILASDSAL; from the coding sequence ATGAGCGGCGGTACGGAAGGCTTGCCGCCGGCATTCCGCGAGCCGCTGTCGGCGGAGAGCGGTTCCGCATCGAGCGCGGCGGTGCGGCTCGTGCAGGAGAGGCTCGCCGCGCTCGGCTATGCGGGCATGAACGGGGCGCCGCTGAAGGCGGACGGCTGCTTCGGCCCGAACACGCTGCATGCGGTGAACCGGTTCAAGGAACGAAGCCGTCTCGGCAATACAGGCAGCGCTGCCGGCATCGTCGGGCGGCAGACGTGGGAGGCTCTGTTCTCGTCGTCGGCCGCGCGGGAGGAGCACAAGGCCCGTAGGCGGATCTACTACAGCCAGGAGGATCCGCGCTGGCGCCATGTGCCGTACACAGTCGGGGGCAAGGATACGATCGGCACCTCCGGCTGTGGTCCGACCTGCATGGCGATGGCGGTCGGGAGCCTGACGGACGCTCGTCCGCTGCCGACGGAGCTGGCGGCCTTTTCGATCCAGCGAGGGTACCGGACACGGGCTTCCGGCACGTCCTGGAGCTTTTTCCCGGCGGCGAGCCGCGAGTACGGCCTTACCTGCAAGGCGACGTCTTCCTTCGAAGAGGTGCGTGCGTCCATGCAGCGAGGCGGATTGGCCATCGCCTCCATGAAGCCCGGCCGATTCACGTCGGCAGGGCATTTCATCCTGTTGGTCGAGCCGGCGCGGACGGCGGCGGGAGAGCCGGGCTTTCTCGTCTTCGATCCCAATCCGGACAACCGGCTGTACCGCGGCGCGGTCGACGAGGGCGTGCGGGACGACGGCCGGGTGACGGCGCCGGATGCGCTGCTCCGGCTGGAAGCGAAGCAGGTTTGGATTTTGGCGTCGGATTCGGCCTTGTGA
- a CDS encoding PAS domain-containing hybrid sensor histidine kinase/response regulator yields MDNFAAQRSGAEEERTPRQPGRAMLASVISRSPNPLLLFDSGFRIIMVNPAFLRAFDCTAEELAGFGADAFARRCFPADSVCKAELARIRDREPIDCEEELTVAGGERRTFRVIGYELEGEAGSGGGYLLSLEDVSERKRFELQLQESVERYTSLKKYNHDAVISLDLQGRVINFNQEAARLLGKPAEELAGKDFSPYLLVEESGGTAEIGPILRQASEDTAAERKFTGMRHSGGRITEILASIAPIIINGTTKGYYLIAKDMSVQKKLLIDKEAAEATNRAKNEFLSMMSHEIRNPMNGILGLTRMMLDTPLEGEARQYIELIRKSSHALLHIVNDTLDYTRLESEGTERAVERPFRLDELLDEIIAIHMPIIVQKELRLETSIAKDMPAELLGDRGKLGQVLLNLIGNAVKFTDRGDIRVAFTLKEGAGASLLVEGEVSDTGVGITEFEQQQLFHPFRRIGAYMTRTEEGSGLGLAISRRLVELMGGAIEVESTPGQGSRFRFRFAAKAVEARPSSGQAEPSPESDGPLRVLVGEDNEINQLVIRKMLEKSGHAVRVVSNGAEVLEALQEEGPYDLLLLDILMPVLGGFETMAAMQKMKLEQPPYVVAVTANALRGDREACLEAGMDDYLSKPIRRDKLEEALAAFRISAKARPSRS; encoded by the coding sequence ATGGATAACTTCGCAGCGCAGCGGAGCGGAGCGGAGGAGGAACGGACGCCGCGCCAGCCGGGCCGAGCCATGCTGGCCTCAGTCATCAGCCGCAGTCCCAACCCTCTCCTTCTCTTCGATTCCGGCTTCAGGATCATTATGGTCAACCCTGCTTTCCTCCGAGCGTTCGACTGTACGGCCGAGGAGCTCGCAGGCTTCGGAGCCGATGCGTTCGCGCGGCGCTGCTTTCCTGCGGACAGCGTCTGCAAGGCGGAGCTGGCCCGCATCCGGGATCGCGAGCCGATCGATTGCGAGGAGGAGCTGACGGTCGCCGGCGGCGAGCGCCGCACCTTCCGCGTCATCGGCTACGAGCTCGAAGGGGAAGCCGGCTCGGGCGGAGGGTATCTGCTCAGCCTCGAGGACGTCTCCGAGCGCAAGCGGTTCGAGCTTCAGCTGCAGGAATCGGTCGAGCGCTACACCTCGCTCAAGAAATACAATCATGACGCGGTCATATCGCTCGATCTGCAAGGGCGGGTCATCAACTTCAACCAGGAAGCCGCCAGGCTGCTGGGCAAGCCGGCGGAGGAGCTCGCCGGCAAGGATTTTTCGCCGTATCTGCTCGTCGAGGAATCCGGCGGCACTGCCGAGATCGGACCGATCCTCCGGCAGGCCAGCGAGGATACGGCGGCCGAGCGGAAATTTACCGGCATGAGGCACAGCGGCGGACGCATCACGGAAATTCTCGCCTCGATTGCTCCGATCATCATCAACGGGACGACCAAAGGCTATTATCTGATCGCCAAGGATATGAGCGTGCAGAAAAAGCTGCTTATCGACAAGGAAGCGGCCGAAGCGACGAATCGGGCCAAAAACGAGTTTTTATCGATGATGAGCCACGAGATCCGCAATCCGATGAACGGCATTCTCGGCCTGACGCGCATGATGCTCGACACGCCGCTGGAGGGAGAGGCTCGCCAGTATATCGAGCTGATCCGCAAGAGCAGCCATGCGCTGCTCCATATCGTCAACGACACGCTGGACTATACCCGATTGGAGTCGGAAGGGACCGAGCGCGCCGTGGAGCGGCCGTTTCGGCTCGACGAGCTGCTGGATGAGATCATCGCCATCCATATGCCGATCATCGTTCAAAAGGAACTTCGCCTCGAGACCTCGATCGCCAAGGACATGCCGGCGGAGCTGCTCGGAGATCGGGGCAAGCTCGGGCAGGTGCTGCTCAACCTGATCGGCAATGCCGTCAAGTTCACCGATCGCGGGGACATACGAGTCGCCTTCACCTTAAAGGAAGGGGCGGGGGCGTCCTTGCTCGTCGAGGGCGAGGTATCCGACACGGGCGTCGGAATTACGGAGTTCGAGCAGCAGCAGCTGTTCCACCCTTTCCGCCGCATCGGCGCCTACATGACCCGGACGGAGGAAGGCAGCGGCCTAGGCCTCGCCATATCCCGGCGGCTCGTCGAGCTTATGGGAGGAGCGATCGAGGTCGAGTCGACTCCGGGCCAGGGCTCGCGCTTCCGCTTCCGCTTCGCGGCGAAGGCCGTGGAGGCTCGGCCGTCGTCGGGACAAGCCGAGCCTTCGCCCGAATCGGACGGTCCGCTGCGCGTGCTCGTCGGCGAGGACAATGAGATCAACCAGCTCGTCATCCGCAAGATGCTCGAAAAGTCCGGGCATGCCGTCCGAGTCGTCTCCAACGGCGCCGAAGTGCTGGAGGCGCTGCAGGAGGAAGGACCGTACGATCTGCTGCTGCTCGACATCTTGATGCCGGTGCTCGGCGGCTTCGAGACGATGGCCGCGATGCAGAAGATGAAGCTGGAGCAGCCGCCGTATGTCGTGGCCGTGACGGCCAACGCGCTGCGCGGCGACCGGGAAGC